The uncultured Cohaesibacter sp. region TGGCAGACCTATTATGGCCACCCGACCCGCAGTCCCTATCAGGCAATGATCGAAGTGGGGATCGAGGATCTCATCGACCTGCCTGCGGCCTATCTCTCCGCCGGTCAGCGCCGCCGTCTGTCGCTGGCGCGTCTGCTTGTCAGCTACCGCCCCCTCTGGCTGCTCGATGAACCGACCTCGGCGCTCGACAAGGCATCCGAACACAAGCTGGAGGTTCTGATGGCAGAGCATTTGATTGACGGCGGGCTGATCATTGCCGCCACCCATGCGCCTCTTGGACTGGTCGACCCGCTGCGCCTGCATCTTGACCGCAATCTGGCCAGCGAGCCCGCGCTTGATGACGCTTTGAGCGAACCAACCGCCCACTAGGAGAGCAGAATATGTCAGCCATGGGTGCCCTCTTTGCACGGGATCTGAAATTGTCCATCCGGATCGGCGGCGGTGCGCTCATGGGCGTGCTGTTTTTCCTAATCGTCGTCACCATCTTTCCCTTCGCCGTGGGGCCGGATCTCAATCTTCTTGCCCGCATCGGCCCGGCCATTCTATGGATCGGAGCCCTGCTGGCGACGCTGCTAAGCCTTGATCGTCTGTTTCAGGCAGATCAGGAAGACGGCACGCTGGATCTGCTGTTGCTTGGCGAACATCCGCTGGAGCTGGTGGTGCTGGTCAAATGCGCAGCTCAATGGATCTCCACCGGCCTGCCTCTGGTGGTCGCAACCCCGCTTCTATCGCTGTTTCTCAATGTGGAGCCGGTCGGCATTGCCGCCGTAACAGCCACCTTACTTGTCGGCACGCCAGCACTCACGCTCATTGGCGCGGTGGGAGCGGCCCTGACGGTGATCCTGCGCCGCGGCGGTTTGCTGCTATCGATCCTCATTTTGCCGCTGACGATCCCGGTGCTGATCTTTGGTGTCAGCGCATCCCTTGGCGCGGTTACAGATCCCGCACCCTTTGATACGCCATTCTACATTCTGTGCGGCCTATCGCTTCTCTATCTGGTAATCGGCCCCATAGCCGCCGCAGCCGCCTTGAGGAGTTCGCAGGAATAGCAGAAAGTCGGCGCGCAAAAGCGGCTTTGTTACAAAATCGTAATTCGCGCGCCTTTCATCTCGTGATATTTGTCTAGAAACCCGGCGCGCTTTTCGGCGACCAACCGAACAAGCCGCCCCCTTCGCGGGGCTCGACCAGACCGCAGGACGCTTGATGACTGAGACCAAACAAACATCTTTCCGGATTAGAGATCTGGCCAATCCAACGCGCTTTCTCGCGTTGCTTGACAAGATCATGATCCCGCTCGTTATTCTCACGGTGGTCGTTATCGGCGTCGGGCTCTATATGGCGTTGTTTGATTCCCCGGAAGACTATCAGCAAGGTGCTACGGTCCGGATCATGTATATCCATGTGCCTGCAGCGTGGCTGGCCATGTTCGCCTATACCATGATGACCATTTCCGCCCTCGGCACGCTGGTCTGGAAGCACCCGCTCGCCGATGTTTCGGCCAAGGCCGCCGCTCCTCTGGGTGCAGCCTTCACCTTCGTGTGCCTGACCACCGGCAGTTTCTGGGGCAAGCCCATGTGGGGCACATGGTGGGTCTGGGATGCCCGGCTCACCTCCATGCTCATTCTGCTGATCATCTATCTGGGGCTCATCGCCCTCTGGCACGCCATCGAAGACCCGATCAAGGCAGGCAAGGCCGTCGCCATCCTCACGCTTGTGGGCTTTATCATTATCCCGATCATCAAATTCTCGGTCGACTGGTGGAGCACCCTGCATCAACCAGCCAGCGTCTTCACGCTCGAAGGGCCCAAGATGGACAATTCCATGTTGATCCCCTTGATGGTGATGGCAATCGGCTTCACGCTGCTTTTCACCGTGTTGCATTTCAAGGCCATGAAAAACGAGATCCTGCGACGCCGTATCCGCTCGATGCAAATGCAGGCCGCCCGTCAGGTCGCCTCCGGCAATCGGGCCGCAGCCACTCAGGCAGCCAGCCCTTCCACCGGTCCTTCGACCTCACACTGACGCGCAAAGACGCCTGAGATTCTCGGGGCAAAAGCAGAGCAAGGAGAACAGCATGTTTGGAAATTACGCCGGTTTCATTCTCGCCTCCTATGGCGTCACCGCCGCAACCATCCTTGTCTTGATCCTGTGGGTTCTGCTGGATGGGCGCAAACAGACCAAAATTCTGGCCCAATTGCATGAGAGAGGTATTCACCGCCGCTCCGAACGCACAAAAGCGGCCACGCATTCCTAATCTGACACGTCACATCCTGCGAGCAGAACAACCAGCATGAGCATGAGCGAAGACAACAAAACGCCTGAAAACCAGACGCCCGAACAAGCACCAAGCGAAGAGGCAGCCCCTTCCAAGCGCGGGTTCAATATCTTTATCCTGCTACCATTGCTCATCTTTGTCGGTATGGCACTGCTGTTTGGCTATCAGATGCAATTCGGGCGCAACCCCAATGAGGTGCCCAGCGTGCTGATTAACAAGCCCGCGCCAGAGTTTGACCTGCCGCCGCTGGATGCCAGCTTCGGCATTCGCCGCCCCGATGGCGGCATCATTCCCGGTTTCAAGACCGAGGATTTCAAGGAAAAGGTTGCCGTCGTCAATGTCTGGGCATCCTGGTGCCCCACCTGCCGCGATGAACATCCGCTGCTCATCGAGATGACCAATGACAATCGCTTCGACCTCATCGGCCTTGCCTACAAGGACGAACCGGCCAACTCCGCCCGCTTCCTGAAAAATCACGGCAACCCGTTTGACAAGATAGGCATGGATGTTTCAGGCCGCGTCGGCATCGACTGGGGCGTCTATGGCGCACCGGAAACCTTCATCGTCGATAAAAACGGCATCATCCGCTACAAGCATATCGGCGCCCTGACCAAACGATCCATCGCCGAAAATTTTATGCCCAAACTGGAAGAGATTCTGGCTGAGGCCAATTAAGGCAGTGCGCGGATGCTCTCTGCAAGACGGACGCAGCTGGTTTCAAGGTCAGCTTTATCAGTGTGATAGATCAAGTCGCAGAAGCTTCGTTGACCATAGCCTTCCTTGATCATCTGCATGCTTCTGGCCAACTCTCCCTTTGAGAGCACCCGTTCGCGTTTTGCGATCTGGCTGCTTTGCGCAATCAGGCCAATGCAGCGGCAGCAATATCCCCGACGCGCAAATGTTTCTTTAAAGAAAATCCAGTTCGTGCGGCGCACAGGATAGGCGACAATCACCCCCTGCCCGCTATCAAGCAACTTGATGCACAAAGACGCAATGCTCTTGTTGGTTTGCAAACTGGAATCCAACCAGCGCTCCGTCTTGCAATGATCGTCGCCGTCGATGAAAGCAAATGCCAGACGCTCTGCGACGCCCTGCCCCAGAGATGTCTTACCCACGCCTATGGGCCCGTCAAACAGAAACACCTGAGGTTTCATCTCGCAAGACTTTCATATGCAGCCGACTCAGGCTTCTTCTTCCTTGCCCGGCGCGTAGCGATTGAGCAGGGGCATCTGGAAGGCCCCGAAAACCATCGTCAGCGGCATGACACCAAAGACCTTGAAGTCCACCCAGACGTCGGTGGAGAAATTGCGCCAGACAATCTCGTTGAGGAACGCCAGCACAAAGAAGAAAATGCCCCAGCGAATGGTCAGAATGCGCCAGCCCTCTGCATTGAGCTCAAACACGGAATCAAACACATAGCCCAGCAGGCTCTTGCCAAACAGCAAGCCCCCAAGCAGAACCGATCCGAACAGCACATTAACGATGGTTGGTTTCATCTTGATGAAAGTGTCATCCTGAAGATAAAGCGTCAGCCCTCCGAAAATGAACACCACAACACCGGTGACCATCGGCATCACGGGCAGCTTACCAAGCTTGACTCGGGAAATGACCAGAGAGATCACTGTGGCAACCATGAAACAGGCTGTGGCGATGAAGATCGGCTTCATGCCAGCAAGCGCCGGTATCCAGTCTGCCAGCATTTCGCCCTTGGCATTGGCAAAAAAGAAAATAACCAGAGGCCCCAGCTCCAGAACCAGCTTGAGAAGCTGTGCCTTGTCCAACTGCGGCTCTCCTCCCTGTTGGGAGACTTCCCCAGAAGTGTCTTTGCCGGGATATTCGGAATTGTTCATGTTATGCCTTTATCTGCCTGTTCAAAGAGACCTGCTCACAGACCGTTGTCCTAGTTATCGGCCAGCCCTGCAATGGCTCGTGCGAAATCACGTGAGGCGAATGGTTCCAGATCATCAACGCCCTCGCCAACACCGATGAAATGCACCGGCACCTTGTGCTTGGCTGAAATGGCAACGAGAATGCCACCTCGCGCCGTGCCGTCCAGCTTGGTCATGACAAGGCCCGTTACGCCCGCCATCTTGGTGAAGACCTCAACCTGATTGAGCGCATTCTGCCCTGTGGTCGCATCCAGCACCAACAGCACCGAGTGCGGGGCCGCTTCATCATGCTTCTTGATCACACGGACGATCTTTTCCAGCTCGGCCATCAGCTCGGTGCGGTTTTGCAATCGTCCGGCCGTATCGATCAGAAGAACATCCATGTCCTTCTCTTTCGCTTCCAACATGGCATCATAAGCCAACCCGGCAGCATCAGCCCCCACTTCGCGGGCAATCACAGGCGCGCCCGTGCGTTCGCCCCAGACCTTCAGCTGGTCAATGGCAGCCGCTCGGAAGGTATCGCCAGCAGCCATCATGACCTTTTTGCCATCGGCGCGGAATTTTTGTGCCAGCTTGCCAATCGTGGTGGTCTTGCCTGCGCCATTGACCCCGATCATCAGGACCACATGCGGACCGCTGGCCGGCTTTGTGATCTCCAGCGGCTTGGCCACAGGCTCCAGCACCTTGTCCACCTCGTCGGCGAGAATTTCCTGCACTTCTTTGTCAGACACTTCCTTGTTGTAGCGCCCGTCAGAAAGGCGCTCCGTGATCGTCATCGCCGTTTCCACGCCAAGGTCGGCCTGAATGAGAATGTCTTCCAGATCCTGCAGGGTGTCGTCATCAAGCTTGCGCTTGGTAAAGATCGAGCTGATCCCTTCACCCAACGCCCCTGAAGAGCGCGATAGCCCCTGTTTGAGCCGCTCGAACCATGAGAGCTTTTTCGCTGGCCTTTCTGCTTCTTCAGTAACTGTTGCAGGCTCAACGACTGGTTCAATCACGTCAGCAGCGGCGTCCGCAGGCGCGCTTTCAGCAGCGATCTCTGAAAGCTCAGACTCTTCAGCTGCCACATCTACTGGCGCAGAGGCCTCTTCCAAGGGAGTATCATCGACAGCATCCTCTTCCAGAACAACAGCTTCTTCCGCTTCAAGCGCGGCAAGATCGGCCTCGGAGACAGCCTCACCGGCTTCCTCTCCCAGCTTGTCTTCGGCGAGCTCCTCGGCGTCGGCTGCAACGGCTCCGGCAGGGACATCCCCGCCCATGATGGCAACATCGACTTCTTCGACATCATCGCCAGCATTGCCTGTATCGTCATCAGCAAGCGCAACCGGCGCTTCAGCTTCGGTCTCGACAGGCGTCGCTTCCGTCGCCTCCTGGGCAGGATCGGCAACATCCTCGCCTTCCGCCTCCAGAGCCTTGTCCTTGACTTGCTCTTCGGGCGTGTTCTCCTCGGACGAGCCGAACAAACGCGAGAAAAATCCTTTTTTGGCCACGATCCTACTCCCTGATCGAAAAACGCGCTCGAAAGCGCAAGGCGGCGCGCATCTATATGCGGACGATCAAAGCCCGACCGCCATCAAATGGCGCTGGCTGGCATCGACGATGCGCGCAGCAACAATATCACCTGAATCGCCTTCTGCAATCTCCGTAAGCGTAAATTGCTCAGTGCGGGCAAGACCTTTCCCCTCCACAAGCAATCGCACCTCACGCCCGATCTGGCTTTGAAGATGGCGCTGCAGAGCCGCTTCCCCCGCTTCACGCAACCTTGCAGCCCGTTCGCGAATGATCGGACCACGCACCTGCGGCATCCGCGCTGCGGGGGTTCCGGGCCGAGCGGAATATGGGAAGACATGCAAATGGGTCAGATCGCACTCTTCGACAATATCAAGGCTGCGCTGGAACATTTCTTCGGTCTCGGTTGGGAAACCGACAATGATATCCGCCCCGAACACCATATCCGGACGCAACGCGCGCACATCCTTGCAGAAGGCAATGGTATGCTCGCGATTATGCCGCCGTTTCATGCGTTTAAGGATCATATTGTCACCCGACTGCAACGAGAGATGCAGATGCGGCATCAGGCGCTCTTCATTGGCAATGCAGTCCATCAGGTCCGGATCAGCCTCAATGGAATCAATCGATGAAATGCGCAGGCGCGGCAGATCCGGCACATGCTTGAGAATGGACTTGACCAACGTGCCCAACTTGGGCTGACCGGGCAGATCTGCCCCGTAAGAGGTGATATCCACGCCCGTGAGCACCACTTCCGCATAGCCATTTTCAACCAGCTTGGTGATCTGCTCAACAATCGGCCCCATCGCAACAGAGCGGGAATTGCCCCGCCCGAAGGGAATGATGCAGAAGGTGCAGCGATGGTCGCAGCCATTCTGGATCTGCACGAAGGCACGGGTGCGCCCTTCCAGCCCGTCAATCAGATGCAGCGCCGTTTCGCGCACGCTCATGATGTCGTTGACACGGATCTTCTCTGGTAGCGGCACACTGAAATCAGGCACGGCCTTATAGCTCTCGGCCCGCAATTTCTCATCGTTGCCAAGCACCAGATCCACTTCTTCCATGGAGGCAAACCGCTCGCTCTCGGTCTGCGCGGCGCAGCCGGTCACGATGATGCGAGCATCGGGATTGTCCCTCTTGGCCTTGCGAATCTGCTGGCGGGCCTGACGCACCGCTTCGCTGGTTACAGCGCAGGTATTCACAAGAATGGCATTCTCCAGCCCGGCTTCATCGGCCTGCTGTTTCATCACTTCGGATTCATAGGTGTTCAAGCGACATCCGAAGGTAAGAACCTTGATTGTCATGTAAGGCTACTCCACGCTGCCTGCTGGCAGCTTGCGCCAGGAGAGATCTGCAAGATCAATCTCACCGGCATATTCCAGTTCTGTCCCACCGGACATCATGATGTGCTCATCCGCTTCGCGCCACTCGATCGTGAGGTCGCCACCGGGCAAATGCACCAGCACGGTGCGGTCGGTCATTTTGTTGCGAATGGCCGCCACCGTGGCAGCACAAGCCGCCGTGCCGCAAGCCTGCGTAAGGCCCACGCCGCGTTCCCAGACCTTGAGGGTCATCTCGCTGCGATTATGCACCTGCGCCAGAGAGATATTGGCCCGCTCCGGAAAGATCATGTGATTTTCCAGCAGCGGCCCGTTCACTTCCAGCCCATAGCTCTCGACATCATTCTTCACCCAGAAAATGGCATGCGGGTTGCCCACATTGACCACCGAAGGGGAATGAAGAATAGGCGCATCAATCGGACCGACTTGCAGTTCAATGGCACGGGTATCTTCGAAAGGCTCGGAAAGGGGGATATCCTGCCAGCCGAATTTCGGCACGCCCATATCCACCGTCACCATGCTTTCATCATCACAACGATAGCCGATCAGCTTGCCGACCACTGTTTCGACCACCGCCCGATTGGCGCCGCTCTCGGCCATCATCAGCCGCCCGACACAGCGGGTTGCGTTGCCACAGGCTTCCACCTCGCCACCATCGGCATTGTGAATGCGCATGAAGACATCCCCGCCAGCGGGCGACTTTTCAAGCGTGATGAACTGATCACAGCCCGGTCCGGTCTGATGGTTGGAAAGTGCGCGCACGGCATCGGCCCCAAGCTGGGGCTTGGTCTTTCGGGCATCGATCACGATGAATTCGTTGCCAAGACCATTCATTTTCAAAAATTGCACGTGCGGGGCCATTTCTCAGCCATTCCTGCTTGATCATTTTGCTGATCATTATGATGGGAAGGAGAGCCCGATCCACATCTGGGCTCTCGGTTTTCTCGTTCTATATGGCGAAACTGGGCGCAAATTACCACCCCCGAAACCGGGAGGCACCTCTTCACCTTTACAAGAGTGCTGCTATTACAACAAAAAAGCCGCGAAAGATACCCTCCTTCGCGGCTTCATGTCATCCAATAGCGCCGATTGGTTTATGCGGCAGGTCTCTTACTTGAGACCTGACATCATCACCTTGCTGAGGCGTGTAGCAAAGTCGGCCGGATTGGTCGGATGTTCGCCATCCAGAATGAGCGCCTGATCAAGCAACAGATGCGCCCCGTCTTCCACGCTGGCCTTGTCGCTTGCTGCCTTATACCGGTCCGCCAGCATGCGAATGAGACCATGATCCGGATTAACCTCAAGAATTGGCTTCAGTCCGACCTCAGCGCCCTTCTGACTGCGCATCAGTTTTTCCAACTGACGGTCCGGACCATAATCCGGAGCCACGATGCAAACCGGGCTTGTTGCCAGACGGGCAGAAATGCGCACGTCAGACACGGCCTCCCCGAGGGTTTCCTTCACGAAAGTCACCAGCTCGGCCACATCGCCCTGTTCCTTGGCCTTGTCTTCCTCGCTCTTGCCCTTGTCTTCTTCCTTTTCCGGCTTCTCGATCAAATCGAGATCGGCACCGCCCTGGGAAATAGACTTGAAGCTCTTGCCGTCAAAGCCAAGCGCTGTCTGCACCCAGAAGGCATCCACCGCATCAGAGAGCAGCAGAACCTCTACATCGCGCGCCTGATAGCCTTCAAGCTGCGGGCTGGCCAGAATGGCTTCCTTGCTGTCGCCGAGCGCATAATAGATGGCGGTCTGGTTTTCCTTCAGATCCTCGACATATTGCGCCAAGGTGCGGTTGTCGCCCTTGGTGGTGTTGAAGCGCACCAGCTTGAACAGCTGATCGCGACGCTCGGGATCTTCATAAAGGCCTTCCTTGATGACTGGGCCGAAGGCTTCCCAGACAGAAGCAAATTTCTCTTCTTCCTTGTTGGCCAGCTTTTCCAGTTCACTAAGAATGCGGTTGGTCACACCCTTGGAAATGGCATTCAGGATCGGGTTGTCCTGCAGCATTTCGCGGGAAATGTTGAGCGGGATGTCCTCGCTGTCCACGACGCCGCGCACAAAGCGCAGATAAGCCGGCAACACATCCGCATCATCGGTGATGAAGACACGACGCACATAAAGCTTGATGCGGCCCTTGCGGTTTGGATCAAACAGATCAAACGGCTTATGCTCAGGCACGAAAGCCAGCACGTTATATTCCGTCCGCCCTTCAGCGCGATAATGGATCGTCAGGGCCGGATGGTCGAACTGGCCAGCCGTATGCTGATAAAACTCGGTATATTGCTCTTCGGTGATGTCCGACTTCGGCTTGATCCAGAGTGCGGAGCCATCAGTCAGCTCTTCTTCGTCAATCGCCTTGGCTTCTTCATTGTAGCTCATCAGGCGGATCGGTACGGGCACATGAGAGGAATATTCGCGTACGACGCGGCGAATGGTCACCGGATCGGCAAAACTCTTTTCGTCTTCCTTCAGATACAACGTGATCTTGGTGCCGCGCACCGGCGCGTCTTCATCACTTGCCGGAGCAATCTCGTAAGACCCCATGCCATCGGACGACCAGCGCCATGCTTCATCGGCCCCGGCGCGGCGGGAAACGACTTCCACGCTGTCGGCCACCATGAAGGCGGAATAGAAGCCGATACCGAACTGGCCGATCAGCGCCGAACCATCTTCGCCATTGGAGTTGCTGGCAAGCTGATCAAGAAAGGCGCGAGTGCCGGAGCGAGCGATCGTGCCAAGATTGTCGATCAGCTCTTCCTTGCTCATGCCGACGCCGTTATCGACGACCTTCAGCGTTCCGGCCTTGCCATCAGAAGACAGCGTGATCTTGAAAGTGGGATCATTGCGCGTCAGATCGGAATTGGTCAAAGCCTCATGGCGCAATTTCTCGCAGGCATCCGCCGCGTTGGAAATCAGCTCACGCAGGAAAATTTCCTTGTTGGAATAAACGGCATGCACCATCAGGTGGAGCAGTCGGGAAACCTCGGCTTCAAACGAATGGGTTTCAGCGCCAGCTGCAGCAGTTTGCGCTTCATCAGTCATGACAAATGTCCTTCCTTATCAGCATCGCCGGAAGCAGCCGCCTTGGCCCAAATCCGGCAACCAGAATGATCGTCTTTCTGCAAGGACCATCCGCCTCCCCGCCTCGTAAGCACGAGAAGAGCAAAAGGATATCCCGGAAAACTGCAAGAAAGACGGTTTTCAGCACAGGATCTAGCAATGCTGCCGGTGAGTTTCAAGATGGGAAGGGCAAAGCAGAGCCCAAAAAAAACGGGATGCGCTAAGGCATCCCGTGAAGGAGCTGTTGGGATGTTGACCGCTATCGGGAATCCGAAGGACAAAATGTCTATATCGAATGCTTGTCGAGCAGGCCGCTTGAGCTGTTAGGATCAAGGCTCAAACGGACAAAGCCGGACAATCAGGTTCAATTGGACACAAGTCAGAGGGGGCAGAGTCCCATGTCCAATCTATGAACCGTACCACGATGCAACAGCTCTAATATTGGTCCCCGCCTGCGACTTTCCAAGGGCTGAAATATGGCAATTATGTGATTTTCCTTTGTCGATCAATCAGATAACGCCAAGACCACTCATCAGACCAACGACAGGTCACCAGTTGGCAGGAGGTCAAACCTACCACGCAAGAAATTGAATGCTCCTCTATCCATATCTTGCTTTGAAACACAATAATCATTTCCCCTTTATGAACTTTGCGCCAAGCCCCTTGCAGGTTCGGGTCTCCACTCTTGCCAAGCGCACGTTTTGCAGCAATCATATCTCTTGAGTTTTCGAAGATCGGCGCCACATTAGGTGTCATGCCTTCCATGACCACGAACAAAAGGAGGATCGCTTGCTCGATAATTCTGATGAAAGTGTGACCTCACTGGCAAGTCTGCGTCCGGCAACCACGACAGGCCATTCGAACCAACAGCCAAAGCCACCTCAGCAAATCTGTTTCCATCGCATGGAGCTGACGAATATTCTCAACGTTTACGGACGCATGGTGGCAGCAGGTGAATGGCGCGACTACGCCATTGACACACTAAAAGACCGGGCGGTCTTTTCCATCTTCCGACGATCAAGCGAAATGCCCATTTACCGCATCGAGAAAAATCCCAAGCTCTCCCGCCGTCAGGGCGCCTACAGCCTGATTTCGCAGCAGGGTCAGATTCTCAAACGCGGTCACGAGCTGGATTCCATCTTGAAGCTTCTCAATCAGAAACTGCTCAAGGTCGTGGAAAGCTAGGCACGAAAAACAGATGGCGCCGGCTCCAGAGCGCCCATGCGGCCCAGAAGGCAAACAGCGTAAAGGGCATGAAGAGATAGGAGCCGGGCTTGAAATCCCCAGTCAGCCCGTCTCTAACCAGAATGAAGGTCATGGAATAGAAATAGAGCCCGTTCGCCATCTGCGCACACAGCCAGCCGAACGCATGCTGGCGCATTAGCCCTATCGAGCCGATCAGCAACAAAGGCACCGACCAGACAAGATCGGCCACGCCGATCCCGAACGTCGTCGCCAGCGCTGCCGTTGGTGCAGCATCAAAGACCAAGTCCCAAAAATGGAAGGCCACCAGCCCCCAGAAAAGCAGATGCACCATGGCGGCAACAAAATTGACGCCTGCGATGAATTTGATCACGGCAAATCCTCCCCTATCCAGCAAATATCCTTGCAAACAAAGCCGCACAGCATGACGCGACATCTTACCTATGCCGCGCGAGAACCAAGCGTCAATGTGACCGATTTTGTCGGGAATGAACCCAATTGAAAGGCGGGGCGAGACACACCATATCTATTGCATCAAACGAAAAAAGCCGCCCCGAATGGAGCGGCTTTTTCTAATTCAGCAGAGCGCTGTTCTATGCCTATTCGCGGTTGCCAAGCAGCTGCAGAAGCATGATGAACAGGTTGATGAAGTCCAGATACAGACGCAGCGCGCCCATGATGGCTTTCTTGCCAGCGACTTCAGAGCTGTCGCCTTCGAAATACATTTCCTTGATCTGCTGGGTGTCATAGGCGGTCAGGCCAGCAAAGACCAGAACACCGATCACAGACACGGCAAAGGCCAGTGCGCTGGAAGCAAGGAAGATGTTGACGATCGAAGCGATCACGATACCGATCAGACCCATGAACAGGAAGCTGCCCCAACCGGACAGGCTCTTCGGCGTGGTGTAGCCATAGAGGCTAAGACCAGCGAAGGCTGCTGCGGTGATGAAGAAGACCTGCGTAACGGAGGTCGCCGTGTAGACAGCAAAGATCGACGAAAGAGAGATGCCCATCAGCGCTGCGTAAGCCCAGAACATGGTCTGAGCAGCACTCACGCTCATCTTCTGGATACGGAAGCTCAGGAACATCACCATCGCCAGAGGCGCAAACATGACCACATATTGCAACGGGCTGCCATAGAGCAGAGCGCCGAGCTGAGTGACGAGCATGCCGTTTCTCAACTGACCGACTGCCATGTTCGGGTCTTGCGTGAAAGCAAGACTGAAAGTTCCATACGCAAGCACGCCGGTCACTGCCAGCGCAATGGCCATATAGTTATAGACCTTCAGCATATAGCTGCGCAGGCCTTGATCGATGCGCGCCATTTCGGCAGCACGGCCACTCATATGCTGCGCGCTTTGACGGAAGTCATTCACCATGGTTTCTCCTCACAAAACTCAAAAGCTCGAACGGTTCGACTGACCAATCCGAAGTGTTCATGTCGTTGGTGGTCGCCGGACCTAATTTCAAAACCGACGTGTGTTCCATATATGGGTGGGTTCAGGCATCAGCTCAAGACCTTTTTGCTCAACAAACGGGATTCTATCGTCGAATTCACGCAAATGTCATCACTGAGGGCAAAGTTTGATGCATAATCCTTGCCCGACCCTTGTAAAAGCTTGAAAAGACTCACCTAAGCCTGATCTCAAACCTTAATTTCGGTTAACCATTGCGCAATATTTGCGCCGGCTTCCGGTTCAGACTTGACCATGTGCCAATGAGACCAAGCAAAATTGTCATAAGCATGGCAAGCACCACCACGATGGCAGAGACCAATGGCTGCCAGGAGAAGGTCATTTCCATCATCTCGGTCAGCACCAGATAGGCCGCCACATGACCGATGATCAGGGCA contains the following coding sequences:
- the ftsY gene encoding signal recognition particle-docking protein FtsY yields the protein MAKKGFFSRLFGSSEENTPEEQVKDKALEAEGEDVADPAQEATEATPVETEAEAPVALADDDTGNAGDDVEEVDVAIMGGDVPAGAVAADAEELAEDKLGEEAGEAVSEADLAALEAEEAVVLEEDAVDDTPLEEASAPVDVAAEESELSEIAAESAPADAAADVIEPVVEPATVTEEAERPAKKLSWFERLKQGLSRSSGALGEGISSIFTKRKLDDDTLQDLEDILIQADLGVETAMTITERLSDGRYNKEVSDKEVQEILADEVDKVLEPVAKPLEITKPASGPHVVLMIGVNGAGKTTTIGKLAQKFRADGKKVMMAAGDTFRAAAIDQLKVWGERTGAPVIAREVGADAAGLAYDAMLEAKEKDMDVLLIDTAGRLQNRTELMAELEKIVRVIKKHDEAAPHSVLLVLDATTGQNALNQVEVFTKMAGVTGLVMTKLDGTARGGILVAISAKHKVPVHFIGVGEGVDDLEPFASRDFARAIAGLADN
- the ccmB gene encoding heme exporter protein CcmB; translated protein: MGALFARDLKLSIRIGGGALMGVLFFLIVVTIFPFAVGPDLNLLARIGPAILWIGALLATLLSLDRLFQADQEDGTLDLLLLGEHPLELVVLVKCAAQWISTGLPLVVATPLLSLFLNVEPVGIAAVTATLLVGTPALTLIGAVGAALTVILRRGGLLLSILILPLTIPVLIFGVSASLGAVTDPAPFDTPFYILCGLSLLYLVIGPIAAAAALRSSQE
- a CDS encoding DsbE family thiol:disulfide interchange protein; amino-acid sequence: MSMSEDNKTPENQTPEQAPSEEAAPSKRGFNIFILLPLLIFVGMALLFGYQMQFGRNPNEVPSVLINKPAPEFDLPPLDASFGIRRPDGGIIPGFKTEDFKEKVAVVNVWASWCPTCRDEHPLLIEMTNDNRFDLIGLAYKDEPANSARFLKNHGNPFDKIGMDVSGRVGIDWGVYGAPETFIVDKNGIIRYKHIGALTKRSIAENFMPKLEEILAEAN
- a CDS encoding septation protein A produces the protein MNNSEYPGKDTSGEVSQQGGEPQLDKAQLLKLVLELGPLVIFFFANAKGEMLADWIPALAGMKPIFIATACFMVATVISLVISRVKLGKLPVMPMVTGVVVFIFGGLTLYLQDDTFIKMKPTIVNVLFGSVLLGGLLFGKSLLGYVFDSVFELNAEGWRILTIRWGIFFFVLAFLNEIVWRNFSTDVWVDFKVFGVMPLTMVFGAFQMPLLNRYAPGKEEEA
- the mtaB gene encoding tRNA (N(6)-L-threonylcarbamoyladenosine(37)-C(2))-methylthiotransferase MtaB, translated to MTIKVLTFGCRLNTYESEVMKQQADEAGLENAILVNTCAVTSEAVRQARQQIRKAKRDNPDARIIVTGCAAQTESERFASMEEVDLVLGNDEKLRAESYKAVPDFSVPLPEKIRVNDIMSVRETALHLIDGLEGRTRAFVQIQNGCDHRCTFCIIPFGRGNSRSVAMGPIVEQITKLVENGYAEVVLTGVDITSYGADLPGQPKLGTLVKSILKHVPDLPRLRISSIDSIEADPDLMDCIANEERLMPHLHLSLQSGDNMILKRMKRRHNREHTIAFCKDVRALRPDMVFGADIIVGFPTETEEMFQRSLDIVEECDLTHLHVFPYSARPGTPAARMPQVRGPIIRERAARLREAGEAALQRHLQSQIGREVRLLVEGKGLARTEQFTLTEIAEGDSGDIVAARIVDASQRHLMAVGL
- the ccmA gene encoding heme ABC exporter ATP-binding protein CcmA is translated as MLQEDTKLLSVHNLGCIRGGRPVIENISFDLPGGKALVVTGPNGIGKSSLLRTLAGLIKAHAGSMTLEGAEDDLSVGQQAHYFGHADAIKPALSCRENLKFWQTYYGHPTRSPYQAMIEVGIEDLIDLPAAYLSAGQRRRLSLARLLVSYRPLWLLDEPTSALDKASEHKLEVLMAEHLIDGGLIIAATHAPLGLVDPLRLHLDRNLASEPALDDALSEPTAH
- the ccmD gene encoding heme exporter protein CcmD, producing MFGNYAGFILASYGVTAATILVLILWVLLDGRKQTKILAQLHERGIHRRSERTKAATHS
- a CDS encoding heme ABC transporter permease; the protein is MTETKQTSFRIRDLANPTRFLALLDKIMIPLVILTVVVIGVGLYMALFDSPEDYQQGATVRIMYIHVPAAWLAMFAYTMMTISALGTLVWKHPLADVSAKAAAPLGAAFTFVCLTTGSFWGKPMWGTWWVWDARLTSMLILLIIYLGLIALWHAIEDPIKAGKAVAILTLVGFIIIPIIKFSVDWWSTLHQPASVFTLEGPKMDNSMLIPLMVMAIGFTLLFTVLHFKAMKNEILRRRIRSMQMQAARQVASGNRAAATQAASPSTGPSTSH